Proteins from one Spirochaetota bacterium genomic window:
- a CDS encoding Trm112 family protein, with protein MIDTKLLDILACPACKGDVEYDARNEKIICTQCKKKYPVKDGIPVMLVEEAEE; from the coding sequence ATGATTGATACAAAGCTTTTAGATATTTTAGCATGCCCTGCCTGTAAAGGGGATGTTGAATATGATGCACGTAACGAAAAAATTATATGCACCCAATGCAAAAAGAAATATCCCGTTAAAGACGGCATCCCTGTTATGCTTGTTGAAGAAGCGGAAGAATAA
- the dnaE gene encoding DNA polymerase III subunit alpha: MDFVHLHNHSEYSILDGAIRIQQLIKFAVQHHMPAIALTDHGNMFGIIEFYEEAHKAGIKPIIGQEFYIAPGSRFYKQSTRSSNEENAYHLILLAENYEGYKNLIKLSSLGYLEGFYYKPRIDWELLTKYSKGLIASTSCIAGEIPSLILEGKINEAYARAQEFADLFGKDRFYLELQYHNLKEQKHVNAKLIEMASKLNIGLIATNDAHYVSRDDAYYHDVLLCIQTGKLLNDPGRMRFPNDQFYLKSPQEMEKTFEDYPDALYNTMKIAEMIDCQIPLGNPILPNFEVPDGYTKDSYLTELVYKGAQKRYGQSIPDYIKERIDYELSVIKRMQFSGYFLIVWDFIQFAKNNGIPVGPGRGSAAGSMVSYCLGITELDPIKYNLLFERFLNPERNEMPDMDIDFCALRRDEVIEYVKKKYGEDHVSQIITFNKMKSKGAIRDVARALNIPLPQVNALTKLIHHEDLEEALKNSEELQQLYKSNDTGKQLIDIALKVEGLTRSAGKHAAGVVISRDPLTEHVPLYVDPKDGSVSSQYEKGSLEKAGLVKMDFLGLANLTIIDTCIKLIKKHRNIDIDINAIPLDDAKTFKLLQKADTMGVFQLESAGMQNILLKLGPTNLDDIIAIVALYRPGPLDSGMVEQYIERKRDPSKIEYLHPSLEPILKDTLGVIVYQEQVMLISQVMGGFSLPEADKLRKAMSKKKPEIIDAMGTKFVKGAIAKGIDEQTATKTYELMATFGRYGFNKSHSAAYALVSYQTAYLKAHYPLEFMTALLTAQVDKIEDIAKYYADCKAKGIQVLPPDINKSQRDFSIEGKSIRYGLIAIKGVGDKAIESILKARETNGEFKDLTSFFTSIDLMTVNKGVLESLIKAGAFDSLYPNRAALFESVDMMLETARQLQQDIATGQGDLFGTSDRTYSRIHIEPTSTNDWPENKKLQYEKEVLGIYASSHPLSRFAKDIEKLACTPIKELEENVNGSPITLVGVLNNVQIKQSQKGNKFAQAVIEDLTGSIQVLFMPQTLSEYESLIVSQEPVVITGTVEIENEKPSRMIANKVVPLTQFKLTQISELHIIINPIGTNTQILENIKKLLQRYQGNKPVYFHVRHPNGKENIVKANPLYHIKPHQKLLESLVSIVGKDGFFYTIGC; this comes from the coding sequence ATGGATTTTGTACATCTTCACAACCATTCTGAATATTCAATTTTAGATGGTGCCATACGGATTCAGCAACTTATAAAATTTGCAGTACAACACCACATGCCAGCCATAGCCTTAACTGATCATGGCAATATGTTTGGCATAATAGAGTTTTACGAAGAAGCACATAAAGCTGGCATAAAGCCAATAATAGGACAAGAGTTTTACATTGCACCCGGGTCACGGTTTTATAAGCAAAGTACTCGCTCAAGCAACGAGGAAAATGCCTACCACCTTATATTGCTTGCTGAAAACTACGAAGGGTATAAAAATCTCATAAAATTATCCTCACTTGGTTATCTGGAAGGCTTTTATTATAAACCACGAATTGACTGGGAACTTTTAACTAAATATAGCAAAGGGCTTATAGCAAGCACTTCCTGCATTGCCGGTGAAATCCCATCACTCATATTAGAGGGTAAAATAAATGAAGCGTATGCTCGAGCACAAGAGTTTGCAGACCTTTTTGGCAAAGATAGATTCTACCTTGAACTGCAGTATCACAACCTCAAAGAACAAAAGCATGTGAATGCAAAGCTTATTGAAATGGCATCAAAACTAAATATTGGTTTAATAGCCACCAATGATGCACATTATGTTTCACGAGACGATGCATACTATCATGATGTCTTGCTGTGCATACAAACCGGCAAACTGTTAAACGACCCGGGAAGAATGCGTTTCCCCAACGACCAGTTTTATCTTAAAAGCCCTCAGGAAATGGAAAAAACATTTGAAGATTATCCTGATGCCCTCTACAACACTATGAAGATTGCCGAAATGATAGATTGCCAGATACCACTGGGCAACCCCATACTCCCCAACTTTGAGGTACCCGACGGGTATACAAAAGACAGCTACCTTACTGAACTAGTTTATAAAGGTGCACAAAAACGATATGGCCAATCTATCCCTGATTATATCAAAGAACGCATTGACTATGAGCTATCGGTAATAAAAAGAATGCAGTTTTCAGGATACTTTCTCATTGTATGGGATTTTATCCAGTTTGCAAAAAATAATGGCATACCCGTTGGTCCCGGCAGAGGGTCGGCTGCTGGATCTATGGTTTCATACTGCCTTGGTATAACAGAGCTTGACCCAATAAAATATAACCTGCTGTTTGAGCGCTTTTTAAATCCTGAACGAAATGAAATGCCTGATATGGACATTGACTTCTGCGCTCTGCGTCGTGATGAGGTCATAGAATATGTGAAAAAGAAATACGGCGAGGATCATGTCAGCCAGATCATAACATTTAATAAAATGAAATCCAAAGGTGCCATACGTGATGTTGCACGAGCGTTAAACATTCCACTTCCTCAGGTTAACGCACTTACCAAACTTATTCATCATGAAGATTTAGAGGAGGCGCTGAAGAATTCAGAAGAATTGCAGCAGCTCTACAAGTCCAATGATACAGGCAAACAACTTATTGACATTGCATTAAAAGTAGAAGGGCTCACCCGTTCTGCTGGCAAACACGCAGCAGGTGTTGTTATATCACGTGATCCTTTAACCGAGCATGTTCCTCTGTATGTTGACCCAAAGGATGGCAGTGTTTCCTCTCAATATGAAAAAGGGAGCTTAGAAAAAGCAGGCCTTGTCAAGATGGACTTTTTGGGGCTTGCCAACCTCACCATCATTGATACATGCATAAAGCTTATAAAGAAACACAGAAATATTGATATAGATATAAATGCAATTCCGCTTGATGATGCAAAAACATTCAAGCTGCTGCAAAAGGCAGATACCATGGGTGTATTCCAGCTTGAATCAGCTGGCATGCAGAATATTCTGCTTAAATTGGGCCCCACAAATCTTGATGACATTATTGCAATAGTTGCCCTTTACCGACCAGGCCCTCTTGACTCCGGGATGGTTGAACAGTATATTGAACGAAAACGTGACCCTAGCAAAATTGAATATCTGCATCCATCACTTGAACCAATACTTAAAGATACTCTTGGGGTTATTGTCTATCAGGAACAGGTTATGCTCATATCTCAGGTTATGGGTGGATTTTCTCTGCCTGAAGCAGACAAACTCAGAAAAGCTATGAGCAAAAAGAAGCCAGAGATTATAGATGCTATGGGCACAAAATTTGTCAAAGGTGCAATAGCAAAGGGCATCGATGAACAGACTGCTACAAAAACATACGAGTTGATGGCTACATTTGGAAGATATGGATTCAATAAATCGCATTCTGCTGCGTATGCGCTTGTATCTTACCAGACAGCATATCTTAAAGCACACTACCCATTGGAATTCATGACTGCGCTTTTAACCGCACAGGTTGATAAAATTGAAGACATTGCAAAATACTATGCTGACTGCAAGGCAAAGGGCATTCAGGTCCTTCCGCCGGATATCAATAAAAGCCAGCGAGATTTTTCAATAGAAGGTAAATCAATACGTTACGGGCTTATAGCAATTAAAGGTGTAGGCGATAAAGCAATAGAATCTATTCTGAAGGCACGGGAAACCAACGGTGAATTCAAAGACCTCACCAGCTTCTTCACTTCAATTGATCTTATGACCGTAAACAAAGGCGTGTTAGAATCACTCATAAAAGCGGGAGCATTTGATTCACTCTATCCTAACCGTGCAGCACTATTTGAATCAGTAGATATGATGTTAGAAACTGCCCGACAGCTTCAGCAGGATATTGCAACAGGACAGGGCGATTTGTTTGGCACTTCTGATAGAACATATTCGCGTATTCATATTGAGCCTACCTCCACTAATGATTGGCCCGAAAACAAGAAACTGCAATATGAAAAAGAAGTGCTTGGTATTTACGCAAGTTCGCATCCCTTGAGCCGATTTGCAAAAGACATTGAAAAATTAGCCTGTACGCCAATAAAAGAGCTTGAAGAAAATGTCAACGGCTCACCGATCACTCTAGTTGGCGTTCTGAATAATGTGCAGATTAAGCAAAGCCAGAAAGGAAATAAATTTGCGCAAGCAGTCATTGAAGATCTCACCGGCAGCATACAGGTATTATTTATGCCGCAGACATTATCCGAATATGAGTCGCTTATTGTATCGCAGGAACCGGTGGTGATTACCGGAACAGTTGAAATTGAAAACGAAAAACCATCCCGAATGATTGCCAATAAAGTAGTACCGCTTACTCAGTTCAAACTGACCCAGATAAGTGAACTGCACATTATCATTAATCCCATTGGCACAAACACTCAGATACTTGAAAATATTAAAAAATTATTGCAACGGTATCAGGGAAATAAGCCTGTATATTTTCATGTGCGCCATCCCAACGGCAAAGAAAATATTGTGAAAGCAAATCCCTTGTACCACATAAAACCACATCAGAAGTTATTGGAAAGCTTGGTGAGTATAGTAGGGAAGGATGGATTTTTTTATACAATTGGCTGTTAA
- the panC gene encoding pantoate--beta-alanine ligase has product MKIINTISELRNEIAQHRQRNKKIGFVPTMGYLHQGHLSLVDISKQYSDYQVMSIFVNKMQFNDPKDYDTYPRDYERDFALAKGAGVDLIFLPDDSQMYQNRLTYVDIEMMTDHLCGATRPGHFRGVLTVVAKLFNIVQPDVSVFGQKDIQQAVIIQKMVKDLNFPVKIIVAPIIREPDGLAMSSRNVHLKGDDRTNAVFIYKSLQKAQQLIAQGVIQANTLIPAITDIISQGKPKKIDYVSVVDYETLQPIETLKDKSVIAVAAFFGPTRLIDNMIVEKQGDSYRCVY; this is encoded by the coding sequence ATGAAAATAATTAATACAATTTCAGAATTACGAAACGAAATTGCTCAGCATAGGCAACGCAATAAAAAAATAGGATTTGTTCCCACTATGGGATACCTTCACCAGGGGCATCTGAGTTTAGTGGATATATCAAAACAGTATTCTGATTATCAAGTCATGAGTATTTTTGTAAACAAAATGCAGTTTAACGATCCTAAAGACTATGATACCTACCCACGTGACTATGAAAGAGACTTTGCCCTGGCTAAAGGGGCAGGTGTGGACTTGATTTTTTTGCCTGATGACAGTCAGATGTATCAAAATCGCCTGACCTATGTTGATATTGAAATGATGACCGATCATCTGTGTGGAGCAACGCGCCCTGGTCATTTCAGAGGAGTACTCACTGTTGTAGCTAAGCTTTTCAATATTGTGCAGCCTGATGTTTCAGTATTTGGCCAAAAAGACATACAGCAGGCTGTTATAATTCAGAAAATGGTGAAAGACCTTAATTTTCCAGTGAAAATAATCGTTGCACCAATTATACGCGAACCTGATGGCCTAGCCATGAGTTCACGAAATGTGCACCTCAAAGGTGATGACCGTACCAACGCAGTTTTTATTTATAAATCACTACAAAAAGCCCAACAGCTTATTGCCCAGGGGGTTATTCAGGCAAATACACTCATACCAGCTATAACCGACATCATTTCCCAGGGTAAGCCAAAGAAGATAGATTACGTATCAGTTGTAGATTATGAAACGCTTCAGCCTATTGAAACATTAAAGGATAAATCCGTGATTGCCGTTGCAGCATTTTTTGGTCCCACCCGATTAATAGATAACATGATAGTTGAAAAACAGGGAGATAGTTACCGATGCGTTTATTAA
- a CDS encoding tetratricopeptide repeat protein, with the protein MNCIAIVIVCSLLVSQPVNKETILETILSEPKATKIPMQYKGQDDSSQKKGANTPDDVLLKQGIDFYNAEFYERALQALDSLQKNYPQSPFKDQASLWKAKIYMQQQKFTNAMQELSAIPEQSGEYPAALFMIGRVNQAMGKPLDAIEYYTKVAGLYPDQDFSDDALILAAQLYIAQKKGNAALHALIRVIKQYNDRETVDDAYYWLGKILSTDPNLKDVELARKVYTIFLKRSQDPAYNAFYSSPLKERVADELKRLDATYFPE; encoded by the coding sequence ATGAATTGTATAGCAATAGTTATTGTATGCTCACTACTCGTATCACAGCCGGTAAATAAAGAAACTATACTGGAAACCATCCTTTCTGAACCAAAAGCCACTAAAATTCCAATGCAATACAAAGGTCAGGATGATTCTTCTCAAAAGAAAGGGGCTAATACACCTGATGATGTCTTGCTAAAACAAGGCATTGATTTTTATAATGCTGAATTTTATGAACGCGCACTGCAAGCATTAGATAGTTTACAGAAAAATTATCCGCAAAGCCCTTTTAAAGATCAGGCTTCTTTATGGAAAGCAAAGATATATATGCAGCAGCAAAAATTTACCAATGCAATGCAAGAGCTATCGGCCATACCCGAGCAGTCAGGTGAATATCCTGCAGCGCTATTTATGATTGGCAGGGTTAATCAAGCTATGGGCAAACCACTTGATGCAATTGAATACTACACAAAAGTTGCAGGATTATATCCTGATCAGGATTTTTCTGACGATGCGCTGATACTGGCAGCTCAACTGTATATAGCACAAAAAAAAGGCAATGCTGCATTGCATGCTTTAATCAGGGTAATAAAACAGTATAATGATCGTGAAACGGTTGATGATGCTTACTACTGGTTAGGAAAGATTTTAAGTACCGATCCCAATTTAAAAGATGTGGAACTTGCTCGTAAAGTGTATACTATATTTCTCAAGCGTTCACAGGATCCCGCATACAATGCATTTTATTCCTCACCATTGAAAGAACGAGTGGCCGATGAACTAAAGAGGCTTGATGCAACCTATTTCCCGGAATAA
- a CDS encoding IclR family transcriptional regulator: MAKVIQSLERGLRILEILAKSDRPLSLNEITKHFSIDKSSIFRLLGTLVSYDFVHQDPDTKKYTLGFKIMELSGAFGEQTRIETFLRPVLKYVCEKTHQNTHLAVLHNQDVVFIAVEQPRNNLSMHISVGTREPAFPTALGKVLLAFMETKEKENILHSVRLKKYTDNTITSMSSYKKHLAQIVRDKYAMDNEEYRAGVICIAAPVFNHRGIAEYSIGISGSKEQVLPHINEYIAIIKDAGVEGSRLLGMPQ, encoded by the coding sequence GTGGCTAAAGTGATACAATCATTAGAGCGTGGATTGCGTATCCTTGAAATCCTTGCAAAATCAGACAGACCATTATCGCTCAATGAAATTACAAAACATTTTTCAATAGATAAATCGTCAATTTTCAGGCTGCTGGGAACGCTTGTTTCATATGACTTTGTGCATCAAGACCCTGATACAAAAAAATATACGCTGGGATTTAAGATCATGGAGCTTTCTGGAGCGTTTGGTGAGCAAACAAGGATTGAAACGTTTTTACGTCCGGTTTTGAAATATGTGTGCGAAAAAACACATCAGAATACTCATCTGGCAGTGTTGCACAATCAGGATGTAGTGTTTATTGCAGTGGAGCAGCCTCGCAACAATCTGAGCATGCATATATCTGTTGGGACGCGTGAGCCTGCATTTCCTACAGCATTAGGCAAGGTATTGCTTGCATTTATGGAAACAAAGGAAAAAGAAAATATCTTACATTCTGTCAGATTGAAAAAATATACCGACAATACAATAACTTCAATGTCAAGTTACAAAAAGCACCTGGCACAAATAGTTCGCGATAAATATGCAATGGACAATGAAGAATATAGGGCAGGAGTGATATGCATTGCTGCACCGGTGTTTAATCACAGAGGGATAGCTGAATATTCTATTGGGATTTCAGGTTCAAAGGAGCAGGTGTTGCCGCATATAAATGAATATATTGCAATTATAAAAGATGCCGGTGTAGAAGGATCCAGGCTTCTTGGCATGCCACAATAA
- a CDS encoding class I SAM-dependent methyltransferase: MNYETVPCILCNSHNFTTLFSKPFENGENFNLVRCSNCGLEFVNPRPYYSNIHLYYKEYFNKRTDRGYNNYFSEYMRNEVLRLLTLNLIDLHFYDFERALGKEKWSLDIGCAAGYFVDYLTQRGWHAEGIDIAEDCIEFARNSLHVNAYCGDFLSYEFNKKYDCITMWATIEHLHYPDKFIEKIFSLLHNNGMLYISTCRSSAFSFGVLFGKNWRYYNFPHHLYFFSYRTLAKLLQLKGFAVTRFVTYGSGIGKPGSMIRKLADMAAKKMYLGDMMLVAAKKVGTYDSLHESLS, translated from the coding sequence ATGAATTACGAAACTGTTCCCTGTATTCTGTGTAATAGTCATAATTTTACAACTTTGTTTTCAAAGCCTTTTGAAAATGGTGAAAACTTTAATCTTGTCAGGTGTAGTAATTGTGGACTTGAATTTGTGAATCCCCGTCCTTACTACAGCAATATCCACCTTTACTATAAAGAATATTTTAACAAGCGTACTGACCGTGGATACAACAATTACTTTTCGGAATACATGCGTAATGAAGTACTGAGGCTACTAACACTCAACCTCATTGACTTACACTTTTATGATTTTGAGAGAGCACTTGGCAAGGAAAAATGGTCACTTGATATTGGCTGTGCTGCAGGGTATTTTGTGGATTATTTAACACAGAGGGGGTGGCATGCAGAAGGCATAGATATTGCAGAGGATTGCATAGAGTTTGCACGCAATTCATTACATGTGAATGCATATTGCGGTGATTTTTTATCGTATGAATTCAATAAAAAGTATGATTGCATAACTATGTGGGCAACCATTGAGCATCTGCATTACCCTGATAAATTTATTGAAAAGATTTTTTCTTTATTGCACAATAATGGCATGCTCTATATCTCAACATGTAGAAGCAGTGCTTTTTCGTTTGGTGTGCTATTTGGCAAAAACTGGCGGTACTACAACTTCCCTCATCATCTTTACTTTTTTTCCTACAGAACACTTGCAAAATTATTGCAATTAAAAGGGTTTGCCGTTACACGGTTTGTTACTTATGGCAGTGGTATAGGCAAACCCGGTTCCATGATACGAAAATTGGCTGATATGGCTGCCAAGAAAATGTATTTAGGTGATATGATGCTTGTTGCAGCAAAGAAGGTGGGTACGTACGATAGCTTGCATGAGAGTTTATCTTAA
- a CDS encoding chemotaxis protein CheX, whose protein sequence is MNINAEYVNPFLEAASAVFKQLLNVDLRRGKLVLKEVPQPSHDVAIIIGITGAVTGQVVFSMSLEMVKKIAQILAPGLSEKDIMNEWKDIVGEVANMITGNAMNLFAYSGKRVEMTTPTVIEGESFTITLIKQTTLGINLYSPFGQLEMNVALK, encoded by the coding sequence ATGAATATTAATGCTGAATATGTGAATCCATTTTTAGAGGCAGCAAGTGCAGTATTCAAACAGCTTCTTAATGTTGATTTAAGGCGAGGGAAGCTGGTATTAAAAGAGGTTCCACAGCCATCACATGATGTTGCTATTATAATTGGTATTACGGGTGCAGTCACTGGACAGGTTGTGTTTAGCATGAGCCTGGAAATGGTAAAGAAGATTGCACAGATACTTGCTCCCGGATTATCTGAGAAGGATATAATGAATGAATGGAAGGATATTGTGGGTGAAGTTGCCAATATGATTACCGGGAATGCAATGAACCTTTTTGCCTATTCGGGCAAACGTGTTGAAATGACAACCCCTACAGTTATAGAAGGTGAAAGTTTTACCATTACTCTAATAAAACAAACAACGCTTGGGATAAATCTATACAGTCCCTTTGGGCAATTGGAGATGAACGTTGCATTAAAATAA
- a CDS encoding SurA N-terminal domain-containing protein — protein sequence MFDSKHPVVKVAGYIIVGFFVLIIIISFGMPDFLSRMGFDQNTIAKVNGEVIGYMDFIRYRDTHMVGKSEDPKQQQRMIIERMIQEKLLVQLAKKEGIVVTEKEIKSVIRNRFSDNTGTFNETFFRNFLDRFHMGISDYYKYVENEIYLGKLQNMLLAGVSVSPLELLTEYRMQNAKLKIQYSFLSNQELAKRFASTIAVTDEEVDAELKKNPKELKDPKTDRQRIKDKLANDKLEKVKQEIAKKIDQLALSGRPFAEAQSILQGVVAFSNEFVPGDLIREKDEKGRILYPLQESKIFQSDVFSLPKGATSRCVFGFDGLYIFTPVVRNIPGNQIPDKEKQTLEQNLFYTKANSLYISLLTRLFETSKIIRNQKFEAQ from the coding sequence ATGTTTGATTCAAAGCATCCTGTTGTAAAAGTAGCTGGGTATATTATTGTAGGCTTTTTTGTACTTATAATAATAATTTCATTTGGCATGCCCGACTTTTTGTCACGAATGGGATTTGACCAGAATACCATTGCAAAAGTCAACGGTGAAGTAATAGGATATATGGATTTTATTCGCTATCGTGATACACACATGGTTGGCAAGAGTGAAGACCCTAAACAGCAGCAGCGCATGATCATAGAACGTATGATACAGGAAAAACTGCTGGTTCAACTTGCAAAGAAAGAAGGTATTGTGGTAACGGAAAAAGAAATAAAAAGTGTTATCCGCAACCGGTTTTCGGACAATACTGGTACATTTAATGAAACGTTTTTCAGAAATTTTCTGGATAGATTCCATATGGGAATATCAGATTACTATAAATATGTTGAAAATGAAATATATCTTGGCAAATTGCAGAATATGCTTCTTGCTGGAGTCAGTGTTTCACCTCTTGAACTTTTGACTGAATACCGAATGCAAAATGCAAAGCTGAAAATACAGTATTCATTTTTATCAAATCAGGAACTGGCAAAACGGTTTGCCAGCACAATTGCTGTCACTGATGAAGAAGTGGACGCAGAACTTAAAAAGAACCCTAAAGAATTAAAGGACCCTAAAACTGATAGACAGCGAATCAAGGATAAGCTTGCCAATGATAAATTGGAAAAAGTAAAACAAGAAATTGCAAAGAAGATTGACCAGCTTGCACTTTCCGGCAGGCCATTTGCAGAAGCACAGAGTATATTACAGGGGGTTGTAGCATTTTCAAATGAGTTTGTGCCAGGCGATTTGATAAGGGAAAAAGATGAAAAAGGCAGAATTCTCTACCCATTGCAAGAGTCAAAAATATTCCAGTCTGACGTGTTCAGTTTACCAAAGGGTGCAACTTCACGGTGTGTTTTTGGTTTTGATGGATTGTATATCTTTACGCCTGTAGTACGAAATATCCCAGGTAATCAGATACCAGATAAGGAAAAGCAGACACTTGAACAAAACCTTTTTTATACAAAGGCTAATTCTTTATATATATCATTGTTAACCCGATTGTTTGAAACGTCGAAAATAATAAGGAATCAGAAGTTTGAAGCACAGTAG